The Mariluticola halotolerans nucleotide sequence AAGCTGCGCGTGAAGCGGGCTGGGCGGTGCAATACCAAAGTTTTGTGCCACGGCCGGAGCTGACCGATATCGAGGTCAGGCTGATTGATATCGGCAAGCCGCTCGACATCGTTATGGGTATTCGCCGGTTCAAGGCGACCCATATCTGCATGGTCGGCGCGGTGCATGTTTCCGATAAGGGGCGCGAGGGCTTTTTCAAGCTGCTCGGCGGCAAGAAAAAGCCGCGCAAGCCATCCGGCGACAGTGGCCTTTCCAGGCTGGGGCGTGCGCTCGAGGTGACAACAGGTGCCACTTTGCTCGGCGCGCACGAGATCGTGCCAGGGCTCTTGGCAGAGCCGGGCCATATTGCCGGTCCAAAGCCCGACAAAAACCTGGTGGCCGATGGGCTCTTTGCGCTGAACGCGGCCATTTCGGCCGGGCAGCTGGATCTGGGGCAGGCGCTTGTGTGTTCGGGGCACCGCGTCGTCGCTGTCGAGGATATCGCGGGTACCGACGCCTTGTTGCGCCGGGTGGCGGAACATCGCGCGGCGGGTCTTGTGGGGGATGGCGGTAGCGATCTCGTGCTGGCCAAAGCCCGCAAGCCCAATCAGCCGATGTTTGTGGATTTGCCCGCCATCGGCCCCGGTACGGTCATTGCGGCCCATGAAGCAGGTCTCAGGGCGATATTCGTTCAGGCGGGCAACAGTGTCGTCATCGAACGTGAACGCTTGCAGGCGGCGGCTCTGGAGCTTGGGGTCAGCGTATATGGCGGCGAGAGCGATCATGTCTGAGCCGCATCGCGTGTTCATGCTGGCGGGCGAACCTTCGGGTGACCGGATAGGCGCAGATTTTCTGCGCCGGATGAAAGCGCGTAAGGCGCTTGAGCCGATTGGCGTTGGCGGGCCGGAAATGGCCAGCGAAGGGCTCTCCTCCATCTTTCCGATGAGCGACCTGTCCGTCATGGGCTTTGCCGATGTCATCA carries:
- the lpxI gene encoding UDP-2,3-diacylglucosamine diphosphatase LpxI domain-containing protein (LpxI, functionally equivalent to LpxH, replaces it in LPS biosynthesis in a minority of bacteria.), whose protein sequence is MAITKTETQPRRLSIMAGKDALPLMVLEAAREAGWAVQYQSFVPRPELTDIEVRLIDIGKPLDIVMGIRRFKATHICMVGAVHVSDKGREGFFKLLGGKKKPRKPSGDSGLSRLGRALEVTTGATLLGAHEIVPGLLAEPGHIAGPKPDKNLVADGLFALNAAISAGQLDLGQALVCSGHRVVAVEDIAGTDALLRRVAEHRAAGLVGDGGSDLVLAKARKPNQPMFVDLPAIGPGTVIAAHEAGLRAIFVQAGNSVVIERERLQAAALELGVSVYGGESDHV